The proteins below are encoded in one region of Juglans microcarpa x Juglans regia isolate MS1-56 chromosome 4D, Jm3101_v1.0, whole genome shotgun sequence:
- the LOC121259803 gene encoding probable transmembrane GTPase FZO-like, chloroplastic: MVPLLSFETPRVPLFFLNPTPHRLTQFTRSKTPLRRTHYPITSISQDPYRLPNQNPPNPPKSQPRTLFPGGFKRPEIRVPCLVLQLDPDDVIGRQDALDLIDKAVAKWVRIVLLNGGEGSGAGRVYEAACLLKSIVRDRAYLLIAERVDVAAAVGASGVVLSDQGLPAIVARNTMIDSKSESVVLPLVARKVQTANAALNASFSEGADFLIYDIGGEKHVDMAENSVFENVKIPIFVIFSSHGEDALLNEASDILKLGASGFVIPLEGLGLFEDDVLRKLFNNAYMNKRMQDEVESSIKFKLLNVDNGGYGEKRVAGFIKLEDREKQFIETERTVLLKAINVIQKAAPLMEEVSLLIEAVSQIDQPFLLVIVGEFNSGKSTVINALLGRRYLKEGVVPTTNEITFLRYSESGSGHEQHCERHPDGQYTCYLPAPILKEMVVVDTPGTNVILQRQQRLTEEFVPRADLVLFVISADRPLTESEVGFLRYTQQWKKKVVFVLNKADLYQTAQELEEAISFIKENTRKLLNTEDVTLYAVSARSALEAKLSSSFETENNHGDLLVFDSQWGSRSFYEFENYLYSFLDGSTNAGMERMKLKLGTPIGIVERLLSACDTLVREDCRVAKQDLVSVNNRVASVKEYASKMESESLSWRRKALSLIETTKSRVLELIEATLQLSNLDLVASYVFKAEKSGTMPATTRFQNDLIGPALSDAQKLLGEYVTWLQSSNAQEGSLYKDSFEKEWPSYVYPNTQVHFETYELLKKLDRISLSVIENFGAGAASKLFEQEIREVFLGTFGGLGAAGLSASLLTSVLPTTLEDLLALGLCSAAGLLAISNFPARRQGMIDKVRRAADALASELDEAMQKDLLEAINNMESFVKIIAQPYQDDAQHRLDKLSEIQQELSGVEKEIQKLNSEIQNLHVS; the protein is encoded by the exons ATGGTACCCCTCCTCTCCTTTGAAACCCCGAGAgtccctctcttttttctcaacCCCACCCCACATCGCCTTACACAATTTACTCGCTCAAAAACCCCACTACGCCGAACCCACTACCCCATTACCTCAATCTCCCAAGACCCTTATCGCCTCCCCAACCAGAACCCTCCAAACCCACCTAAGTCCCAGCCCAGAACTCTCTTCCCCGGCGGCTTCAAGCGCCCCGAGATCAGAGTCCCCTGTCTCGTCCTTCAGTTGGATCCAGACGACGTCATTGGTCGACAGGATGCCTTGGATTTGATCGACAAGGCCGTTGCCAAGTGGGTTCGGATTGTTTTGCTCAATGGCGGTGAAGGAAGTGGTGCTGGGAGGGTTTACGAGGCCGCTTGTTTGTTGAAATCGATTGTTCGGGACCGCGCATATTTGTTAATCGCGGAGCGAGTAGATGTCGCTGCAGCCGTTGGAGCTAGTGGGGTTGTACTCTCTGATCAAG GTCTTCCTGCCATTGTGGCCAGAAACACAATGATCGATTCCAAGTCTGAATCGGTTGTTCTTCCTTTGGTAGCTAGGAAAGTGCAAACTGCAAATGCTGCTTTAAATGCGTCTTTTTCTGAAGGTGctgattttcttatatatgaCATTGGTGGAGAGAAACATGTTGATATGGCAGAGAACTCTGTATTTGAGAATGTGAAGATACCAATTTTTGTCATCTTTTCTTCCCATGGAGAGGATGCATTATTGAATGAGGCATCGGATATACTCAAATTGGGTGCTAGTGGTTTCGTGATCCCTTTGGAAGGTTTGGGGTTGTTTGAGgatgatgttttgaggaaattGTTTAACAATGCATACATGAATAAAAGAATGCAGGATGAAGTTGAAAGCTCTATTAAGTTCAAATTATTGAATGTGGATAATGGTGGTTATGGGGAAAAAAGAGTAGCTGGATTTATTAAATTGGAAGATAGAGAAAAACAGTTCATAGAAACAGAGAGAACAGTTTTGCTCAAAGCAATAAATGTTATCCAGAAAGCTGCTCCTCTG ATGGAGGAGGTTTCACTTCTCATTGAAGCAGTTTCACAAATTGATCAGCCATTTTTGCTGGTTATAGTG GGTGAATTTAACTCTGGCAAGTCAACGGTTATTAATGCACTTCTTGGAAGAAGATATCTCAAAGAGGGGGTTGTTCCTACAACTAATGAGATCACTTTTTTACGCTATTCTGAGTCGGGTTCTGGTCATGAACAACATTGTGAAAGGCATCCGGATGGTCAATATACATGCTACCTGCCAGCTCCGATTCTTAAAGAA ATGGTCGTGGTTGACACACCTGGAACTAATGTGATTCTTCAGAGGCAACAACGCCTAACCGAGGAATTTGTACCCCGTGCAGATTTGGTTCTTTTTGTTATATCTGCTGATCGTCCTTTAACTGAAAGTGAG GTTGGTTTTCTTCGTTATACTCAACAATGGAAGAAAAAAGTTGTGTTTGTCCTGAATAAGGCTGACCTCTATCAGACTGCCCAAGAG CTTGAAGAAGCAATATCATTCATCAAGGAGAATACTCGGAAATTGCTAAATACAGAGGATGTGACATTATATGCTGTCTCGGCACGATCTGCTCTTGAAGCAAAACTTTCATCTTCATTTGAGACTGAAAATAACCACGGTGATTTATTGGTGTTTGATTCCCAATGGGGAAGCAGGAGCTTCtatgaatttgaaaattatttatatagttttttggATGGCTCAACAAATGCTGGAATGGAGAGAATGAAGCTAAAACTTGGAACACCCATTGGCATAGTAGAACGGCTACTTTCTGCTTGTGATACGCTTGTGCGAGAGGACTGCCGGGTTGCCAAGCAAGACTTGGTCTCAGTAAACAATAGAGTTGCTAGCGTAAAAGAATATGCCTCAAAGATGGAAAGTGAGAGCTTGTCTTGGAGAAGGAAGGCTTTATCTCTA ATTGAGACTACAAAATCACGTGTTCTGGAGCTTATAGAAGCTACTCTTCAACTGTCCAATCTTGATCTTGTTGCTTCATATGTTTTCAAAGCAGAAAAATCGGGAACAATGCCTGCCACAACAAGGTTTCAAAATGATCTGATTGGTCCCGCACTCTCAGATGCACAA AAACTACTTGGGGAATATGTCACGTGGTTACAGTCAAGCAATGCTCAGGAAGGGAGTCTGTACAAggattcttttgaaaaagaatggcCTTCATATGTTTATCCAAACACTCAGGTGCATTTCGAGACCTATGAGTTGCTGAAAAAGTTGGATAGGATCAGCTTGAGTGTGATAGAGAACTTCGGTGCTGGTGCTGCTTCCAAGTTGTTTGAGCAAGAAATCCGCGAAGTG TTCTTAGGGACTTTCGGAGGACTGGGGGCAGCTGGTTTGTCTGCTTCACTTCTGACATCTGTATTGCCAACTACTTTGGAGGATCTTCTCGCTCTTGGCCTTTGTTCCGCTGCCGG GTTATTAGCAATTTCAAACTTCCCAGCTCGCAGGCAAGGGATGATAGATAAGGTGAGAAGGGCTGCAGATGCCTTGGCCAGTGAACTTGACGAGGCCATGCAGAAGGATCTATTGGAAGCTATCAATAATATGGAAAGCTTTGTGAAAATCATTGCCCAGCCCTACCAAGATGATGCACAGCATAGACTAGACAAACTCTCAGAGATTCAACAAGAATTGTCGGGAGTTGAGAAAGAAATTCAGAAACTAAATagtgaaattcaaaatcttCATGTATCATGA
- the LOC121259037 gene encoding protein FANTASTIC FOUR 3-like, with protein MSSSGANSCGWSFLQALTKNSLYTKEQDTGNDKVCVNPHANRSYFRLSEESLRMCTESLCSETGSAFTESNIDEIAMLSVVTETGPWKQASKLDGFRVSKKLNHCRSFPPPLTSISGSNGVQVKPHREGGRLVLKAVTVRSSRGLFHAERGDGRLRLRLVQDEGFDELENEEVAQEEGLETGVVKKEAEQVSDDSDIDEQEEEEDLSGGVGNEMGMGKLPRPSRCMESGHGNIALLNWEPVWLAAYRLTV; from the coding sequence ATGTCTTCGAGTGGTGCTAATTCGTGTGGGTGGAGTTTTCTCCAGGCACTCACCAAAAATTCACTCTATACCAAAGAACAAGACACCGGAAATGACAAAGTGTGTGTGAACCCACATGCTAACCGCTCTTATTTTAGGCTAAGCGAAGAAAGCCTTCGAATGTGCACAGAAAGCTTGTGCAGCGAGACAGGTAGTGCTTTCACAGAAAGCAATATCGATGAAATCGCTATGCTTTCAGTAGTTACTGAAACTGGTCCCTGGAAGCAGGCTTCGAAATTGGACGGCTTTCGGGTGTCAAAGAAGTTGAATCATTGCCGTAGTTTTCCTCCACCCTTGACATCCATTAGTGGCTCTAATGGTGTACAAGTCAAACCTCACAGAGAAGGTGGTAGGCTTGTTTTGAAAGCTGTTACAGTCCGGTCTTCTCGTGGACTGTTTCATGCTGAGCGTGGAGATGGCAGGCTTAGGCTTCGGTTGGTCCAAGATGAAGGATTTGATGAGTTGGAGAATGAAGAAGTTGCTCAAGAAGAAGGGTTGGAAACTGGAGTTGTTAAAAAAGAAGCAGAACAAGTTTCGGATGATTCTGATATTGATgagcaggaggaggaggaggatttgAGTGGCGGTGTTGGAAATGAGATGGGAATGGGGAAACTTCCAAGGCCAAGCAGGTGCATGGAAAGTGGCCATGGGAACATAGCGTTACTGAATTGGGAGCCTGTCTGGTTGGCTGCTTATAGGCTCACTGTCTGA